In Ferroplasma sp., a single window of DNA contains:
- a CDS encoding rhodanese-like domain-containing protein, producing the protein MGIKDYFRGADYFNQPDELKNLSPEQLLELKEKYSVVDVRTGFEYRHGHIKGAVHYKLGNEDEIEKKFPREEPIILVCKTGHRSRAAANRLVRKGYTKLYHLEGGMNKWRAEKLPEEK; encoded by the coding sequence ATGGGGATAAAAGACTATTTTAGGGGTGCTGATTATTTTAACCAGCCGGACGAATTGAAAAATCTTTCGCCTGAACAGTTGCTGGAATTGAAGGAGAAGTATTCAGTGGTGGATGTGCGTACCGGGTTTGAATACAGGCATGGCCATATTAAGGGGGCAGTGCATTACAAACTTGGCAATGAAGATGAAATAGAGAAGAAATTCCCCAGGGAGGAACCGATTATACTTGTATGCAAGACAGGCCATAGAAGCCGTGCTGCGGCCAACAGGCTTGTCAGGAAAGGATATACAAAGCTATACCATCTTGAAGGCGGCATGAATAAATGGAGGGCAGAAAAGCTTCCAGAAGAAAAATAA
- a CDS encoding 30S ribosomal protein S17e: MGSIRPSNIKRISEELVDNNKDLFNEDFNHNKEILHSFIEKTVTKKTANAIAGYITRYILKKKSKEKNELEQLGLA, encoded by the coding sequence ATGGGAAGCATAAGACCGTCAAATATAAAAAGAATATCAGAAGAATTAGTTGATAATAATAAAGATCTGTTTAATGAGGACTTTAACCATAATAAGGAAATCCTGCACAGTTTCATAGAGAAGACTGTGACCAAGAAAACTGCAAATGCCATAGCAGGTTATATAACAAGGTATATACTGAAGAAAAAATCCAAGGAAAAGAACGAACTTGAACAGCTCGGGCTTGCATAA
- a CDS encoding universal stress protein, with amino-acid sequence MKILVSYDGSEGAKEALKYALELKCNCDEYYVLYVIPTIVGISASFDSYIPQSVYEGQDKTANEILEKAKKVLEKEDVKYELIKGSSNGEEIPKIILETATEKGVDLIVTGTRKLHGFSKLLLGSVSSGIIAHAEIPVTVVPPK; translated from the coding sequence ATGAAAATTTTGGTTTCATACGATGGATCAGAGGGTGCAAAAGAGGCTCTAAAATATGCTCTCGAACTAAAATGCAATTGTGATGAGTATTATGTATTATACGTTATTCCAACCATAGTTGGTATAAGTGCCAGCTTTGATTCCTATATACCGCAATCCGTGTATGAAGGCCAGGACAAAACAGCCAACGAAATCCTTGAAAAGGCCAAGAAAGTCTTGGAAAAGGAGGACGTAAAATATGAATTAATCAAGGGTAGCTCCAACGGAGAGGAGATCCCGAAAATAATACTTGAAACAGCCACAGAGAAGGGAGTAGATCTGATCGTCACAGGAACAAGGAAACTGCATGGATTCAGCAAGCTCCTCCTGGGTTCTGTGAGCTCTGGAATTATAGCACATGCTGAAATACCTGTAACTGTTGTACCACCTAAATAA
- a CDS encoding MFS transporter has translation MNSNNSENQMKIPGRSVITTLSAMGYFLDGYDLSVISVFTLVLVTYKIFQYNAFTESFVTGSALLGAFVGAVLFGHFADNIGRRYLYIFDLIFFAVFAILSAVSTNIYEMIIFRFFVGWGVGADYALSPVYTTEMYPDKKRGAGYGWVWTFWSIGAGVAFGIGYLFYLINPLTGWRWTLAIGAIPAIVTVILRTRMPESVRWDIIEPGKSKISEKNLNTVAEKIGITKEDIKAIIAEREKEETIAAGSFTALFKGEYGKRTAIIWFQWILYDLAGYGIGLYSPLILTSLGVKGSTSLLFSLIFYMPVGFLGAFGAVMLNDRMGRRPLQIIGFGGMGIAMAMFFLASSAVASVAIVVGIAAFVIDYGIGNLGPGDTMGLYAIELLPTKLRSSSMGGATGITRIASFLSAFLFPFISDTIGKPSFFFILLALMVLAFVFTIFFTPETKGLTLEEIAVASYKHVHGMPRLVMPEVKKD, from the coding sequence ATGAATAGTAATAATTCTGAGAATCAGATGAAAATTCCAGGCAGATCTGTAATTACAACACTCTCTGCCATGGGATATTTTCTGGATGGCTATGATCTGAGTGTGATATCTGTATTCACACTGGTTCTGGTAACCTATAAAATATTTCAGTATAATGCCTTTACTGAATCTTTTGTGACCGGATCTGCCCTTCTGGGTGCATTTGTTGGCGCAGTCCTATTCGGGCATTTTGCTGATAATATTGGGAGAAGATACCTGTATATATTCGATCTTATCTTCTTCGCAGTATTTGCAATACTTTCGGCTGTGTCTACTAATATTTATGAGATGATAATATTCCGGTTCTTTGTTGGATGGGGCGTGGGTGCTGACTATGCCTTGAGCCCTGTATACACAACCGAAATGTATCCTGATAAAAAGAGAGGTGCAGGGTATGGCTGGGTATGGACATTCTGGAGCATAGGGGCTGGAGTTGCATTTGGGATCGGGTACCTGTTCTATCTGATAAATCCGCTGACAGGCTGGAGATGGACACTGGCAATAGGTGCTATACCTGCCATTGTCACCGTTATTCTCAGGACAAGGATGCCTGAATCTGTAAGGTGGGATATTATAGAACCAGGAAAGTCTAAAATATCAGAAAAAAACCTCAATACAGTGGCAGAGAAGATAGGCATAACAAAGGAGGATATAAAAGCAATAATCGCAGAACGGGAGAAGGAGGAGACAATAGCCGCCGGGTCCTTTACTGCCCTATTCAAGGGAGAATACGGAAAGCGTACAGCAATTATATGGTTCCAGTGGATACTCTATGATCTTGCAGGATATGGAATCGGCCTTTATTCTCCTTTAATACTTACAAGCCTTGGAGTTAAGGGTAGCACATCCCTATTATTCTCCCTGATATTCTATATGCCTGTAGGGTTTCTGGGCGCATTCGGGGCGGTTATGCTGAATGACCGTATGGGAAGGAGGCCACTTCAGATTATAGGTTTCGGCGGCATGGGTATTGCCATGGCAATGTTTTTCCTGGCATCCAGTGCTGTTGCCAGCGTAGCAATTGTTGTTGGGATAGCTGCCTTTGTAATAGATTATGGAATAGGAAATCTCGGTCCTGGAGATACAATGGGGCTTTACGCTATTGAGCTTCTTCCAACAAAATTGAGGTCTTCATCCATGGGAGGGGCCACTGGAATAACAAGGATTGCATCCTTCCTCTCTGCATTCCTGTTCCCATTTATAAGTGACACAATAGGAAAACCCTCGTTCTTCTTCATACTCCTGGCTTTAATGGTACTGGCATTCGTGTTTACAATATTCTTCACACCAGAAACCAAGGGATTGACCCTTGAGGAAATTGCAGTGGCTTCCTACAAACACGTTCATGGAATGCCCAGGCTGGTAATGCCAGAGGTGAAAAAGGATTAG
- a CDS encoding YrhK family protein, which produces MPDSDNLSFPVYFLHMLQDNRIGIQFKWKEIKGLLTGIFGDKICQKLIENEIVETCSDNEFLEITNLNDISFSLSRYDREILYGSVVNILKRDLFSMGIMETVYASRKTGILIMESINFNITVNRFEDRYINLRITMAMLLSAEFYYSETLKNICKSTLDAYSIPMDSYRIDLQKDWFIRIVMLARLNENNNVIYQGPLETGDPDYLNLLEESIKSGKIQYMMLHMNEFLHDKMVNNAIASYEYRKVRRQRIKKLYDWAAIANDMAIGSEFLSGSILFISHNTYMLGVYLFIVASIQLLIKPGIQISRKLQLFKLTHTK; this is translated from the coding sequence ATGCCAGATTCTGATAATTTAAGTTTTCCGGTTTATTTTCTCCACATGCTGCAGGACAACAGGATAGGCATTCAGTTCAAATGGAAGGAAATAAAAGGCCTGCTTACAGGGATATTCGGTGATAAAATTTGCCAGAAATTGATTGAAAATGAAATTGTTGAAACCTGTTCTGATAACGAATTTCTAGAAATTACCAATCTGAATGATATAAGTTTTAGCCTTTCAAGATACGATAGGGAAATACTATATGGAAGTGTTGTAAATATTCTGAAACGGGACTTATTTTCCATGGGAATTATGGAGACAGTTTACGCATCCCGGAAAACCGGCATATTGATTATGGAATCCATAAATTTTAATATAACTGTAAACAGATTTGAAGATAGGTATATAAACCTGAGAATAACCATGGCAATGCTGCTATCAGCCGAATTTTATTATTCAGAAACACTGAAAAATATTTGCAAATCCACACTGGATGCTTATTCAATCCCCATGGACAGTTACCGGATAGACCTCCAGAAAGACTGGTTTATTAGAATAGTTATGCTGGCAAGGCTCAATGAAAACAATAATGTTATTTATCAGGGACCGCTGGAAACAGGTGATCCTGATTATCTGAATTTACTGGAGGAATCAATAAAGTCCGGTAAGATTCAGTATATGATGCTTCATATGAACGAGTTTCTGCATGACAAAATGGTAAACAATGCCATAGCCAGTTATGAATACAGAAAAGTTCGCAGGCAGAGAATAAAAAAACTGTATGATTGGGCCGCCATAGCCAATGATATGGCCATAGGATCTGAGTTCCTGTCAGGAAGCATACTGTTCATAAGCCATAACACCTACATGCTGGGCGTTTATCTGTTCATAGTGGCGAGTATACAGCTTCTCATAAAGCCAGGAATACAGATTTCCAGAAAATTACAGCTATTCAAATTAACACATACAAAATAA